The following DNA comes from Corynebacterium lizhenjunii.
CGACGGTTGGTTGAGTGTGCGAGTGTCATGCTGCCAACGTTTTTTAGTCGGAGTGGAGACACACCAGTTGATGACACTTTTTTGTTGTGGTGGTCGTCGTGGTGGGCAGGCAAGAATTGTTTGTGGGTATGTTGGTGCATTGTTGGGTGTCTGGGGCATCATTGTGTTGCTCATAACCCATACTGGTTGCGTGGTGCTGCCTTTGTGGTGGTGTTTCGTGGTGGTGTGGGGTGTTGTGTGAGAACTGTATAGTGGACGCGAGCATCCGTGACAGTGCTGCCCTTTTTTGTGGGTGGTGTTGTTGCGTGTGTGATTTCTTTGTTCTTTTTGTGTTTTGTGTAGTTCACGCCTCGTAGCCGGGCTTGGCCCGGGTACGTGGTTTGTGTGTTCGTTATTAAGGGCGCATGGTGGATGCCTTGGCATGCTGAGCCGATGAAGGACGTGTAAGGCTGCGTTAAGCCTCGGGGAGTTGTCAATTAAGCGTTGATCCGAGGATGTCCGAATGGGGAAACCTGGCTGCCGTTATGGGTAGTGACCCTTCAGTGAATTCATAGCTGTTGTGGGGGCAACGCGGGGAAGTGAAACATCTTAGTACCCGTAGGAAGAGAAAATAATAATGATTCTGCTAGTAGTGGCGAACGAACGTGGATGAGGCTAAACCGTGTGCATGTGATACTTGGTAGGGGTTGTGTGTGCGGTGTTGTGGGGCCTGATGTGCGGCAGCTACCACTGTCGTGCCAATGCGCATGTTGTTAGGTGAAGTGGTCTGGGATGGCCTACCGGAGAAGGTGAGAGTCCTGTAGCTGAAGATGGTGTGTGGTTGGTTGTTGGTGTCCCCGAGTAGCAGCGGGCTCGTGGAATCTGCTGTGAATCTGCCGGGACCACCCGGTAAGCCTAAATACTCAGTGTGACCGATAGTGGATAGTACCGTGAGGGAATGGTGAAAAGTACCCCGGGAGGGGAGTGAAATAGTTCCTGAAACCATGTGCTTACAATCCGTCAGAGCACCTGAAAGTGTGTGATGGCGTGCCTTTTGAAGAATGAGCCTGCGAGTCAGCGGCATGTCGCGAGGTTAACCCGTGTGGGGTAGCCGTAGGGAAACCGAATCCTAATGAGGGTGATTTGTTTAGTGGCATGTCCTGGACCCGAAGCGGGGTGATCTACCCATGGCCAGTGTGAAGCAGCTGTAAGAGGTTGTGGAGGCGCGAACCCACGTAGGTTGAAAACTGCGGGGATGAGCTGTGGGTAGGGGTGAAAGGCCAATCAAACTCCGTGATAGCTGGTTCTCCCCGAAATGCATTTAGGTGCAGCGTCGTATTAGCTTGTTGGAGGTAGAGCTACTGGTTGGTTGAGCGGGACTACAATCTTAGCAATGTCAGCCAAACTCCGAATGCCAGCAATGTGGTGTACGGCAGTGAGACTGTGGGGGATAAGCTTCATAGTCGAGAGGGAAACAGCCCAGATCGCCGGTTAAGGCCCCTAAGGGTGTGCTAAGTGGAAAAGGATGTGGGATCGCGAAGACAGCCAGGAGGTTGGCTTAGAAGCAGCCATCCTTGAAAGAGTGCGTAATAGCTCACTGGTCGAGTGGTTTCGCGCCGACAATGTAGTGGGGCTCAAGCACACCGCCGAAGCCGCGGCAAGACACACCTTTCGGTGTGTGTTGGGTAGGGGAGCGTCGTGCACGTGGTGAAGCGTTACCGTAAGGCGGCGTGGAGTGTGTGCGAGTGAGAATGCAGGCATGAGTAACGAATTGGAAGGTGAGAATCCTTCCCGCCGGATGACTAAGGGTTCCTGGGTCAAGTTCGTCTTCCCAGGGTGAGTCGGGACCTAAGGCGAGGCCGACAGGCGTAGTCGATGGACAACCAGTTGATATTCTGGTACCCGTATGTCCGCGCCCATGATAAAGCACTGATACTAACCACCACAAACACATTCTTTCTGGTCTTTGGCCGGTTTGGGTGTGTGCGTCGTGGGGCCTGATGTGTGGTTCAAGCGATGGGGTGACACAGTGGGGTAGCCATGCCGCTTAGTGGATTGTTGGTGTAAGCGTGTAGCCGGGTGGTGTAGGTAAATCCGTACCACCGTTTGTTGGTAAGACGTGATGCGTAGCCCATATGGGGTGAAGTTGGTGATCCCGTGCTGTCGAGAAAAGCCTCTAGCGATGTGGATGTATGGCCCGTACCCTAAACCGACACAGGTAGTCAGGTTGAAAATACTAAGGCGTTCGGGTGAACTGTGGTTAAGGAACTCGGCAAAATGCCCCCGTAACTTCGGGAGAAGGGGGACCGCACCGTGTGAGCACCCTTTGCGGTGTTAAGCGTGGTGTGGTCGCAGAGAATAGAGGGAAGCGACTGTTTATCAAAAACACAGGTCCATGCGAAGACGTGAAGTTGATGTATATGGACTGACGCCTGCCCGGTGCTGGAAGGTTAAGAGGACCGGTTAGATACCCTTGTGGTGTCGAAGCTGAGAATTTAAGCCCCAGTAAACGGCGGTGGTAACTATAACCATCCTAAGGTAGCGAAATTCCTTGTCGGGTAAGTTCCGACCTGCACGAATGGCGTAACGACTTCCCTGCTGTCTCAACCACAGGCCCGGTGAAATTGCACTACGAGTAAAGATGCTCGTTACGCGCGGCAGGACGAAAAGACCCCGGGACCTTCACTATAGCTTGGTATTGGTGTTTGGTTCGGTTTGTGTAGGATAGGTGGGAGACTGTGAAGCTATCACGCTAGTGGTGGTGGAGTCGTTGTTGAAATACCACTCTGATCGGATTGAGCACCTTAACCTTGGCCCATGATCTGGGTTGGGGACAGTGCCTGGTGGGTAGTTTAACTGGGGCGGTTGCCTCCCAAAATGTAACGGAGGCGCCCAAAGGTTCCCTCAGCCTGGTTGGCAATCAGGTGGTGAGTGTAAGTGCACAAGGGAGCTTGACTGTGAGAGTGACAGCTCGAGCAGGGACGAAAGTCGGGACTAGTGATCCGGCACCTACTTGTGGATGTGGTGTCGCTCAACGGATAAAAGGTACCCCGGGGATAACAGGCTGATCTTCCCCAAGAGTTCATATCGACGGGATGGTTTGGCACCTCGATGTCGGCTCGTCGCATCCTGGGGCTGGAGTAGGTCCCAAGGGTTGGGCTGTTCGCCCATTAAAGCGGCACGCGAGCTGGGTTCAGAACGTCGTGAGACAGTTCGGTCTCTATCCGCCGCGCGCGTTGAAACTTGAAGAAGGCTGTCCCTAGTACGAGAGGACCGGGACGGACGTACCTCTAGTGTGCCAGTTGTTCCGCCAGGAGCACCGCTGGTTGGCTACGTACGGAAGGGATAACCGCTGAAAGCATCTAAGCGGGAAGCCTGTTTTAAGATGAGGTTTCATTTGAGGTCCCCTAAAGACGATGGGGTTGATAGGCCAGACCTGGAAGCATCGCAAGATGTGAAGGCTACTGGTACTAATAGACCAAAACAAACACACCCAACACCACAAAAGTGTTGGATGGTCCTACCAAGCACAAACAAACAAACACACACCTGTGTGCGCGTCCACTATGCAGTATCTGACACAACACTGCAACACACCCACACTCTGTGGGTGTGCCCCGCAGATGTGTCGGTGGTTGATAGCGGCAGGGAAACGCCCGGACCCATTCCGAACCCGGAAGCTAAGCCTGCCCGCGCTGATGGTACTGCACCCGGGAGGGTGTGGGAGAGTAAGTTACCGCCGACACTACAAACACACAAACAACAAAATAAAACCCAACCGGCCCACACCCCCACCACACAACGAGGGGACCACGTGGACCGGGCCGCACAGCGTTTTCCACACCCACCCACCACAACAACCCACTCTAGAATGACCAAACCCACTCTAGAATGACCAAGTCTTCAGGTTAGCTTCTCCGTGGTGGGGTGGTGTGCAAAGATTTTTTCCACGATCACGGAACCTTCCGGCCCTTTCGGCAGTCTAATAGACAAGGACACACCGAAAGGAGTCGGAAACCGTGGCGTCAACACACTACGCAACCACCACATTGGGTATAACCCCACGTCAACAGCCCGCCACACCCCGCAGCATAGGCGCTGCACCTGGGCCCTACAACACACCCACGCGCATACCAGCCCCAAAGGGACAACGCACCCCAATTAGCATTGTTGCCGCAGTGGCTGCAAGCATCCTCGGACTAACCGGGTGCGCCACCACACCCCCACAAATCCCTGACCACCCGCCCGCAACCACACACGCCAGCGAGCACGTCAGTCAGACAGCACCCGATAACGCTGAGGCAAACGAGTTCGCCATGCCAACCCCAGGACCATTCGACCCAACCGCACCCGGATACAAACCCTTCAAACCCTGCGAAGACATACCAGACGAAGTCTTTGAACGAGTCGGAGTGGTAAAAGCCCCAGATGGAGGGGAGAACACAGACCCGTATTTTTGTCCAATTGTGGTCGAACAGACTTATGTCGGCGAAGGGTTTGACCTCACGAGCTGGCAGCAACCTTTCCAAATGCTTCTCGACACGGGAGCTTTTATCGATGCCGTGGTGCCAGTTGGGGGCGTCCCAAAGGCAAGAGTCCTCAAGCCGCATCCGGATTACGGTGGTGGCATCTGCTTCGTTGGCGTAGAAACCGCTGTCGGAGTCTTGGGGGTAACGTACTCGAGCTTCGGCGCACCTGGTAACGAACGAGATACCTGTATCAGAACGATTGAACTATTCAGCAAATTCTATATTGGGGAGTGAAATAGCGATGTACATCGATGTTGAGTCGACAAAGGCACAATACGAGAATCTTCGAAAACTTCACCGTACTATCCTGACTGTAGTGGGGAGTGGTTCCGGGATGATGTCTCCCGCTTTCTCGTCAATTTCTGGGGTAAGCGAGGCTGGCGGTATTCATGGCCGTTTCCTGCAGGGCGATCCTGCGTCAGCCGATGAAACCCTGCGGAAATTCTGCAGTCAATTGGATTGGATTTCTGGGCAGCTATCAAATCAAGCTATTGCGTTTGCGTGGCAGGACTCGCTGGCGGCAAAGACTCTGGACATGTTGCATGTGGGGATTAGCCCGGATTTCCTGGAGGTTCGCTTTGTCGACCAACCCCCGGCCGACTACCAAACCCTTGACTTCGTGCCTCCGGTAGTCATGCTGTCTGGGCTAGACATTAGCCAGGTGGCCGCCGAAATCAACGCCATCGACTTAGCCTCAGTCGTAGCGTCCAGCAGCCGCTGGAATGACTTGCATATCGCAGCTACAGAAGCAGTCACGCAGCTGCAGTCGATTGCTGGGGTGCTGGCGAGCAACAACTCCGGGGAAGCTGTAGACCGTGCGGTAGAAACCTTAGGCACAGTCGCTGCCACAGGTACGGATTTTGCTGCCAACGCATTGTTGATGCAGGCGCACACATCCTTGTTGAACTCACTAGGGATCATGGCCAAACTCCGCGCAGCTACCGCAGAGGCCGTCATCCGGGCAATCCCAGACCTTGCAGCCCAAAAAGTCGCAGAACGCGCCGCAATTGCTTCCCTGCAGGGCCATCTGCAGTTCATGGTGGATGCCTCACTGCCACAGATCGGTAATCTGGCTAGCCCTGAGATGGCTGCCGGTGGTGGCCTGGCTAAGGCTGGTATGAACGCGATTGCTGGTAGTGATGGGCGCTACGGCACTGATTCACTATCTATCCCGAAGGCCATGGTAGATGCTGCTATGGCAGGTCAACTAGGCCCAGGATCCTTCGAGGTGGCAGACGGGTTGTTGCGCCCGGTGGCTGGCATGGGAGCTCATGATACTGGGGTAGAAGAGTTTGTTCGTGGCCTTGGCCGCGATGTTGCGGGCATGTTTGGTAATTCCGTGTTGCCCGCTACTGTGGGGGAGTCGTTGACTGGTCCCACAGCAGCGACACTATCCGGTCCAGGCCATGGCGCAGGCGCTGGTGCTGGTGTACCGGGTGGTGCGCCCATTGGGGCAGCGGTACCCGGTGGTGGCTTGGTGAAAATGGGTGCAGCGGGCACAACCCCGTCAGGTGCCGGTGCTGGTGCTGGTGTCCTTGGTGGTACTGGTTCTGGTTGGGGTGGTGCTATGCCAGGTCTGGTTGCTGGAAACACTGGCCGCCACGCCGCCGGGCGGACCGGTGGTGTGCCAGTCGCAGGTGGTGGTGCTGGTGGCATTGGGGCCGCTGGTGGTCTTGGCGGGGCCGTTGGCGGTGGTATCGGCGGTGGAGGTGCGCCAGGCGTTGGCAGTGGTGTCCCAGGTGCCGGGTCAGGTGGTGCCGCAATGGCCCGCGGGACTGTCACACCAGCCGGGATTGCTGCGCAAGGTGGCCGGTCGATGATGCCGGTGATGGGCGCAGGTGCCGGTAGTGGGGCGAATAATCGGGGTCGGGTCAAAGCGGTGACAACCAAGATTGAACAAGACGCCAACAAACGAGCCCTAATCGGTGACCTGCCACCAGCAATCCCAGGCGTTATCGGCGCATGGGTACGGGAATAGGGACTACGCTTTGCACCCCCAAGTGCTGAAAGGTGACGCGTTTTTGCGCGCAGGCCCCTTCCCGCCCATGGCGCAAAGTCGTGTTTGCGGCGAAAATGCGTCACGCTACACGGCCGTGCAGATTGGACCACCGGTGAAGTGGACCGAAGCATGTGTGAGGCCGGGTGATGGGGCAAGCTGGACCGTCAGCGAAGGCAACAGTAGCTTGACGCATCGAGTGCGGTTCGTCGGTGGGGGATGAGTCGGGCGCCAGAGCATCATAGGGGTCGCCTCACCGTCAAGCTCCCAATGCTATGCCAGAGCTGCTGGTTGCTCAAGCCCGAGTTCTGTGGCCTTTCGGCTAGGGTTTTAGTGGAACAGTCTGTAAGATCGTGGGGTATTTGCCCTTGAAGTCCCAACTGGAAAGTGGAAGGCTCTATGTCTGACTCTAAGTCCTCCGATAGCTCTGAGCGTCGCACTCATCGCGACGCCGATGGTCACCGTGGCCGGAAGAAGGACGGGCAGCGCGGTTCCTACTCCGGAGGACGCGGACGCGAGGATAGGCGGCACGATGACCGTCGTGATGATCAGCGCGACCACAGCCGCGATCAGCGAAACGACAAGCGTCGCGATGAGCGCCGTGAGGACCGCAACGGCGCTAAGCGCGATGCCCGCGGAGGTTCCCGTGAGGACTGGGGTCCGCGCCAAGGTGGTCGGCGTCGCGATGATAAGCGTGGGGAGTGGAAGTCTGGCCCCCGTCGCGGTGAGCGCAAGGGTGGGGACCGCCAGCACGCTGGCCGTGGTGGGCGGCAAGAGGAGCGCAAGACGTATTCGCCGCAACGCTCCGGGTTCCGGGAGGAACGCCTGAATCGCCGCAGCAATGACCCGGACATTCCGGCTGAGATTGATGCGCAGGATTTGGATCCATCGGTGCTGCAAGATTTGAAGTCGCTTGCTAAGGACAATGCAGACACGGTTGCCAAGCACATGATTATGGCCGCGATGTGGATGGATGATGACCCACAGCTAGCTCTGCGCCACGCCCGTGCCGCAAAAGATCGGGCAGGCCGGGTGTCCGTGGCGCGTGAAGTCAATGGTATCGCGGCGTATCGTGCGGGAGAATGGAAAGAAGCATTGGCGGAGCTGCGGGCAGCCCGGCGCATGACGGGTGGTCCTGGTCTGTTGGCGGTAATGGCAGACTGCGAACGCGGCCTGGGACGTCCGGAGAAGGCCATTGAGCTGTCGCGGGAACCGGAGGCGGCTGCGCTGGACCCGGAATCAGCAATTGAGCTGGCCATCGTGGTTGCTGGGGCCCGCCATGATCTGGGGCAGCATGAGTCTGCCGTGGTGACTTTGCAGCGAGCGAATCCTTCGCGCGATGCCCGCGGTATTAGCGCCTGCAGGTTGAGTTACGCTTACGCTAACGCTTTGTTGCTGGCGGGCCGCCAGGATGAGGCAAAGGAGTGGTTCGAGCACACGGTAGCCATCGATGAGGGCGATTGGACTGATGCACGCGAGCGTTTGGAAGAGCTGTCATGACCTTGCTTTCGACTCATGATGCCCTCCTGTTGGACCTCGATGGAACGGTTTGGGAGGGCGGCCAGCCGCTGCCGGGAGTTGTCGATCTGCTCAATAGTTGCAGCACGCGGGCGGTGTTTGTGACCAACAATGCTTCCCGTTCCCCACACGAAGTGGCTGCGTTGTTGCAGGCCGTGGACATTCCGGCTTGCCCAGAAGCTATTTTGACCTCCGCGCAGGCGGCGATTGCTTTGGCGCAGCAGCATGTGCCCGCGGGTTCTCGGGTGCTGGTGGTGGGGGCGGATTCCTTCCGTGACTTGGCCCGCGAGGCTGGCTTTGAGGTAGTCCAGTCTGCCGATGCCCTGCCTGCAGCCGTGCTGCAGGGCATGAGCAAGGACGTGGGTTGGCCCCAGCTCACGGAGGCTGCGTTGGCCATCCGTCAGGGGGCACAGTTTATCGCGTCCAATTTGGATACGTCGTTGCCTACGGAACGTGGTTTGGCCATTGGCAATGGTGCCCTGGTTGCTGCGGTATCTACATCAACTGGCGTAGAGCCTATCTCTGCTGGCAAGCCGGGGCCGGAAATGTTCCTGCAGGCCGCTAAGATGATTGGAGCCTCTAAGCCGCTAGCAGTGGGCGATCGTTTGGATACGGACATTCTGGGTGCGAATTCCGCCGCCATGGATACTTTCCATGTGCTGACGGGCGTCAGCGGCCCCATGGAGCTGGTGGAAGCTCCCCAGCAAATGCGTCCAGATTTTATCGGCACCAGTTTGGCTGATTTGAGTCTGAAGCGTTCGGAGGCCCGGCCGGGTGCACAGGGCGGGTTTACGGCCCGCGTCGATGGTATGGATGTGCTGTTGGAAAACGGCGATGAGGACGCGACGTCCATCCAGGCCTTGCGTACCGTTTTGGAGGTGGTGTGGGCACTGCCGCAGCCGCCGCGGTATATCCAGCCGCGGTCTTCTCAGGCGGAGCAGGCAGTTAAGGGCTGGTGGTAGATGACCACGCCTAGGCCACATGATCCACGCGCGGTGATGGACCCGCAGGAGCTAGCGCGTCGGATGGACGCGGTGTTGGCGGACGCGCCGGAGGGGGCTGAGGCGGAGTTTGTGCAGCTGGACCGCGCTCACTCGATTTTGCGAGAAGTTTTACAGGAGAGGTAATGGTACCGCAGAGGCGACGCCTGGATGCCGAATTGGTTCGGCGCAAGATAGCTAGGTCTAGGGAGCAGGCGGTGGAGATGATCCGTGGGGGCCGCGTCTTTGTAGGCGGGTTCCCGGCCCGCAAGCCGGCTTCTGTGGTGGAACCAGATGTTTCGATCCGGGTGGAGGCTCAAGAAGGCGATGATTGGGCCTCGCGGGGCGCGCACAAGCTTCTGGGCGCTCTGGACGCTTTTGGGGTCAGTGTAGAAGGCAAGCGTGTGATGGACGCGGGCGCTTCTACCGGAGGGTTTACGGATGTGTGCCTACGCCGCGGCGCCCGTGAGGTACTGGCCATCGACGTAGGCTACGGCCAGCTGTTGTGGCGGCTGCAAAACGATGAGCGCGTGCGCGTTTTGGACCGCACCAATATCCGCCATATTGACCTCCAGCAGACTTTTGGCCCCTGTGAGGTTATGGTGGGGGATTTGTCGTTTATTTCCCTGAAGTTGGTGTTGCCAGCAATCGCGGCGTGCATGGCCCCGGGCGCTGAGCTGCTGCCCATGGTCAAGCCCCAGTTTGAGGTGGGCAAGGAGCGCCTGGGTGCTGGCGGGGTGGTGCGTTCGCCGCAGCTGCGGGCGGAAGTTACCTTGGACATTGCGCGTTGTGCACAGGACCTTGGGCTGTCATGCCGGGGCGTGGTGGCATCACCTTTGCCGGGTCCTAGCGGGAATGTCGAGTACTTCTTGTGGCTGGTCAATGATGGTGCCAAGTCACAGCCCAGCGAAGAGAGCCTATCGGAGATGGTTCGCACAGCAATTGAGGAGGGCCCCCAATGAGCCACAGGGAAGACAGGACTATCCTGCTGGTTCCGCACACCGGGCGTGCGGACAACGTGGAGTCTATGCGCCGCGCCGCGGACCTTCTGCAGGCTGCGGGGATACGGGTGCGGGTTTCGGCCAACCGTGATGCTGGCGTGGACTTCGGCGAGCTAGAGGTGTGGGGCCACACTGCCGATGCCGCCGAGGGCTGCGAGATGGTCCTGGTGCTAGGCGGGGATGGCACCTTCCTCCGTGCCGCTGACTTGGCGCACGCGGTAGATATTCCTGTCCTGGGGATTAATTTGGGCCATGTGGGTTTCTTGGCGGAATGGGATGCTGAGTCTTTAGAACAGGCCATAGCCAGGGTGATTGAGAAAAGCTACCGAGTCGAAGACAGGATGACGCTTGCCGTGCGGGTCTTTGACCGGGAGGGTGTACAAGTTGGCGACTCGTGGGCACTTAATGAGGCCTCGGTGGAAAACATCAACCATTCGGGGGTGTTGGATGCCGTCCTGGAGGTTGATGGCAGGCCGGTATCGGCGTTTGGCTGCGACGGAGTTTTGATCTCCACACCGACTGGCTCAACGGCCTATGCGTTTTCTGCTGGCGGGCCAGTCTTGTGGCCGGAGCTGGATGCGATTCTGGTGGTGCCGAATAATGCGCACGCGTTGTTTACGAAGCCTTTGGTGGTATCGCCCCAGTCGCAGGTGGCGGTGGAGTCGGAGTCCTCGACCTCGCCTGCGCTGGTGACAATGGATGGTTTCCGCCGGATCGATATGCCGGCGGGAGCACGCGTGGAAGTGAGCAAGGGGTCCCGTCCGGTGCGCTGGGTGCGGCTGGATGAGCAGCCGTTTACAGATCGCCTGGTGCGCAAATTGCGTTTGCCGGTGGAGGGTTGGCGTGGGCCGCGTGGATAGTCGAACAGGGGTACGTTAGACTGTCCCGTATGCTAGCGGACATCACCATCGAGAACCTGGGCGTGATCGAGCGCGCCACAGCCACGCTGTCTTCCGGTCTGACGGTTTTAACCGGTGAGACCGGCGCGGGTAAAACCATGGTGGTTACCGGTTTAAGGCTGCTTGCGGGCGGGCGCGCAGACGCTAGCCGGGTGCGCCAAGGGGCCCAGCGCGCTGCAGTGGAAGGCAGTTTTGCCGTGACTGATGAAGCCGTCGATGCCCTGGTGGAATCGGTAGGCGGTGCGCGTGATGATAACGGGGAGTACCTGGTTGCTCGCACTGTCACGGCGGCCGGGCGCTCCAAGGCTTACCTGGGGGGCCGGAGCGTTCCAGCTGCCCGCCTCGCAGAGTTTGCCTCCTCCGTGCTCACTGTGCACGGGCAAAATGACCAGTTACGGCTGCTGGCCCCGGACCAGCAGTTGGCGGCTCTCGACCGCTCCGACCCACAGGTGGCGCCACTGTTGGAAAGCTATACGCAGGCTTTCCGTCGGTGGCGGGAATTAGCCAAAGACTATCAGTTGCGCACCACCCAGCGCCGGGAGTTGGCTCAGGAAGTCGACCGGCTGCAATTTGCGGTGGCAGAAATTGACCGGATTGCCCCCGTGCCGGATGAGGACCGGGAATTAGTCGAGCGGGTGCGCAGGTTGCAGGATGT
Coding sequences within:
- a CDS encoding DUF3558 family protein, whose product is MAASILGLTGCATTPPQIPDHPPATTHASEHVSQTAPDNAEANEFAMPTPGPFDPTAPGYKPFKPCEDIPDEVFERVGVVKAPDGGENTDPYFCPIVVEQTYVGEGFDLTSWQQPFQMLLDTGAFIDAVVPVGGVPKARVLKPHPDYGGGICFVGVETAVGVLGVTYSSFGAPGNERDTCIRTIELFSKFYIGE
- a CDS encoding tetratricopeptide repeat protein, whose translation is MSDSKSSDSSERRTHRDADGHRGRKKDGQRGSYSGGRGREDRRHDDRRDDQRDHSRDQRNDKRRDERREDRNGAKRDARGGSREDWGPRQGGRRRDDKRGEWKSGPRRGERKGGDRQHAGRGGRQEERKTYSPQRSGFREERLNRRSNDPDIPAEIDAQDLDPSVLQDLKSLAKDNADTVAKHMIMAAMWMDDDPQLALRHARAAKDRAGRVSVAREVNGIAAYRAGEWKEALAELRAARRMTGGPGLLAVMADCERGLGRPEKAIELSREPEAAALDPESAIELAIVVAGARHDLGQHESAVVTLQRANPSRDARGISACRLSYAYANALLLAGRQDEAKEWFEHTVAIDEGDWTDARERLEELS
- a CDS encoding HAD-IIA family hydrolase, whose product is MTLLSTHDALLLDLDGTVWEGGQPLPGVVDLLNSCSTRAVFVTNNASRSPHEVAALLQAVDIPACPEAILTSAQAAIALAQQHVPAGSRVLVVGADSFRDLAREAGFEVVQSADALPAAVLQGMSKDVGWPQLTEAALAIRQGAQFIASNLDTSLPTERGLAIGNGALVAAVSTSTGVEPISAGKPGPEMFLQAAKMIGASKPLAVGDRLDTDILGANSAAMDTFHVLTGVSGPMELVEAPQQMRPDFIGTSLADLSLKRSEARPGAQGGFTARVDGMDVLLENGDEDATSIQALRTVLEVVWALPQPPRYIQPRSSQAEQAVKGWW
- a CDS encoding TlyA family RNA methyltransferase, encoding MVPQRRRLDAELVRRKIARSREQAVEMIRGGRVFVGGFPARKPASVVEPDVSIRVEAQEGDDWASRGAHKLLGALDAFGVSVEGKRVMDAGASTGGFTDVCLRRGAREVLAIDVGYGQLLWRLQNDERVRVLDRTNIRHIDLQQTFGPCEVMVGDLSFISLKLVLPAIAACMAPGAELLPMVKPQFEVGKERLGAGGVVRSPQLRAEVTLDIARCAQDLGLSCRGVVASPLPGPSGNVEYFLWLVNDGAKSQPSEESLSEMVRTAIEEGPQ
- a CDS encoding NAD kinase is translated as MSHREDRTILLVPHTGRADNVESMRRAADLLQAAGIRVRVSANRDAGVDFGELEVWGHTADAAEGCEMVLVLGGDGTFLRAADLAHAVDIPVLGINLGHVGFLAEWDAESLEQAIARVIEKSYRVEDRMTLAVRVFDREGVQVGDSWALNEASVENINHSGVLDAVLEVDGRPVSAFGCDGVLISTPTGSTAYAFSAGGPVLWPELDAILVVPNNAHALFTKPLVVSPQSQVAVESESSTSPALVTMDGFRRIDMPAGARVEVSKGSRPVRWVRLDEQPFTDRLVRKLRLPVEGWRGPRG